One Kitasatospora sp. MAP12-44 DNA segment encodes these proteins:
- a CDS encoding Y4yA family PLP-dependent enzyme, translating into MQQPPLPDEPLYLEPRLEPLLRSALDSTGLLHTLVDALGSPLNVVLPEQLAENVARFRAVHRRHHLSGEIYFAHKANRSSALVRQLAATDAGIDVASAAELQHALGAGFTGPRIMATGPKNPEFLWLAARVGATVNLDSQAELEQLSALVRKQGLPRVPVLLRLSGFRSPGTAVLSRPSRFGTDLAESAALLDAVERHQDAIELTGAAYHLDTVGLPEKAVALEACVRVLDECRRRGLRPAAVDIGGGFGVNYLASQAQWERYTTELSESVLGRRPALTWQRHGYGLRAESGRLRGALSLYPAHRAVAADGYLDELLSLDAPSLGRPLATLLLENLYDLHIEPGRALVDQCGAVLAKVVEVRRTPAGEPLVRLDLNAADVGLEQHGVLMDPLLVPRQAPAHAPAPTGAGGAVGVYLVGNLCLESDLITRRQVFLPELPRAGDLLAFANTAGYCMDFTANRAMRQPIARTAALYRESGSWRWRLDDQYWPVHALGETR; encoded by the coding sequence ATGCAACAGCCGCCGTTACCTGACGAACCGCTGTACCTGGAACCGCGCCTGGAGCCGCTGCTCCGATCGGCCCTGGACTCCACCGGCCTGCTGCACACGCTGGTGGACGCGCTGGGTTCCCCGCTCAACGTCGTGCTCCCCGAGCAACTGGCCGAGAACGTCGCGCGGTTCCGCGCGGTCCACCGACGCCACCACCTCTCGGGAGAGATCTACTTCGCGCACAAGGCGAACCGCTCCAGCGCACTGGTCCGCCAACTCGCCGCGACCGACGCGGGCATCGACGTCGCCTCGGCAGCCGAGCTGCAGCACGCGCTCGGCGCCGGGTTCACCGGCCCCCGGATCATGGCGACCGGCCCCAAGAACCCGGAGTTCCTCTGGCTGGCCGCCCGGGTCGGCGCCACCGTCAACCTCGACTCCCAGGCCGAGCTGGAGCAACTGTCCGCGCTGGTCCGCAAGCAGGGGCTGCCCCGGGTGCCGGTCCTGCTGCGCCTGTCGGGTTTTCGCTCACCGGGCACGGCGGTGCTCAGCCGGCCCAGCCGCTTCGGCACCGACCTCGCCGAGTCGGCCGCGCTGCTCGACGCGGTCGAGCGGCATCAGGACGCCATCGAGCTGACCGGCGCCGCCTACCACCTCGACACCGTCGGCCTGCCGGAGAAGGCGGTCGCGCTGGAGGCCTGCGTCCGCGTGCTGGACGAGTGCCGGCGGCGCGGCCTGCGCCCCGCAGCCGTGGACATCGGCGGCGGCTTCGGCGTCAACTACCTGGCCAGCCAAGCCCAGTGGGAGCGCTACACGACCGAGCTGAGCGAGTCCGTGCTCGGTCGGCGGCCCGCACTGACCTGGCAGCGGCACGGCTACGGGCTGCGCGCGGAGTCGGGCCGGCTGCGCGGCGCGCTGAGCCTCTACCCGGCCCACCGGGCGGTCGCCGCCGACGGCTATCTCGACGAGCTGCTGTCGCTCGACGCGCCCTCGCTCGGCCGCCCGCTCGCCACCTTGCTGCTGGAGAACCTCTACGACCTGCACATCGAGCCCGGCCGTGCGCTGGTCGACCAGTGCGGCGCGGTGCTGGCGAAGGTCGTCGAGGTCCGCCGCACCCCGGCCGGTGAGCCGCTGGTCCGGCTGGACTTGAACGCCGCCGATGTCGGTCTCGAACAGCACGGCGTGCTGATGGATCCGCTGCTCGTCCCGCGTCAGGCCCCGGCGCACGCCCCGGCGCCGACCGGGGCAGGGGGCGCGGTCGGTGTCTACCTGGTCGGAAACCTCTGCCTGGAGAGCGACCTGATCACCCGGCGCCAGGTCTTCCTCCCCGAACTGCCGCGCGCCGGCGACCTGCTGGCCTTCGCCAACACCGCCGGCTACTGCATGGACTTCACCGCGAACCGGGCGATGCGCCAGCCCATCGCCCGCACCGCCGCCCTCTACCGGGAGAGCGGATCCTGGCGGTGGCGGCTTGACGACCAGTACTGGCCCGTCCACGCCCTGGGGGAGACAAGGTGA
- a CDS encoding pyridoxal-phosphate dependent enzyme, which translates to MRYDSITEAIGDTPLVRIDEQVHGLRNIDLYAKLEMLNPFGSVKDRAAWQMTRQALPAAVERGDTIVELSSGNTAKALALIAGMHGLPFRSVTNRMKVPEVKELLLLLGAEIEELPGQAECLDPTDPDDPLTRVHRMLSEADGGYLHTDQYYSALNTQAHLTGTGPEILRDLDGRAPDHFIACVGTAGSSTGVAAALRAGDPGVEVLGLVAHKSDFIPGIRTIDEVHEVGLFDPATYDAIESVTSDEAIDGMLTLIRRCGLLAGPTGGAAYYGAVRHLRSLDAELTGRRTAVFIVCDRVESYLSYIRRRRPELFNQPPRPNSVATLTAADLAAARAVDVEAARKWIAAERPLVVDLRGPFAYAALHIEGSINIVDELFDELLHGGLPFSRTQPVLLACPVGEKSLAYAALLTRMGHRDARSLAGGVVGWRDAGAPLVRD; encoded by the coding sequence GTGAGATACGACAGCATCACCGAGGCGATCGGCGACACTCCGCTGGTGCGGATCGATGAGCAGGTACACGGCCTGCGGAACATCGACCTGTACGCCAAGTTGGAGATGCTCAACCCGTTCGGCTCGGTGAAGGACCGCGCCGCGTGGCAGATGACCCGCCAGGCGCTGCCCGCCGCCGTCGAGCGCGGGGACACCATCGTCGAACTGTCCAGCGGCAACACGGCCAAGGCGCTCGCGCTGATCGCCGGGATGCACGGGCTGCCCTTCAGGAGCGTGACCAACCGGATGAAGGTGCCGGAGGTCAAGGAGCTGCTCCTGCTGCTCGGTGCCGAGATCGAGGAACTGCCGGGCCAGGCCGAGTGCCTGGACCCGACCGACCCCGACGATCCGCTCACCCGGGTGCACCGGATGCTCTCCGAGGCGGACGGCGGCTACCTACACACCGACCAGTACTACAGCGCGCTCAACACGCAGGCGCACCTGACCGGTACCGGTCCGGAGATCCTGCGCGACCTGGACGGGCGGGCCCCCGACCACTTCATCGCCTGCGTCGGCACGGCCGGTTCGTCCACCGGCGTGGCCGCCGCACTGCGGGCCGGCGATCCCGGGGTCGAGGTGCTCGGGCTGGTCGCCCACAAGTCCGACTTCATCCCGGGCATCCGCACCATCGACGAGGTGCACGAGGTCGGCCTCTTCGACCCGGCCACCTATGACGCGATCGAGTCGGTGACCTCCGACGAGGCGATCGACGGCATGCTCACCCTGATCCGCCGCTGCGGCCTGCTGGCCGGCCCGACCGGCGGCGCCGCGTACTACGGCGCGGTGCGCCATCTGCGCTCTCTGGACGCCGAGTTGACCGGGCGCCGGACCGCCGTCTTCATCGTCTGCGACCGGGTGGAGAGCTATCTGAGCTATATCCGCCGGCGCCGCCCGGAGCTGTTCAACCAGCCGCCGCGCCCCAACTCCGTCGCCACGCTGACCGCCGCCGACCTCGCCGCCGCCCGGGCGGTCGACGTGGAGGCGGCGCGCAAGTGGATCGCCGCCGAGCGCCCGCTGGTGGTCGACCTGCGCGGCCCGTTCGCCTACGCCGCGCTGCACATCGAGGGCTCGATCAACATCGTGGACGAGCTGTTCGACGAACTCCTGCACGGCGGGCTCCCGTTCAGCCGGACCCAACCCGTGCTGCTGGCCTGCCCGGTGGGCGAGAAGTCGCTCGCCTACGCGGCTCTGCTGACCCGGATGGGACACCGCGACGCGCGCAGCCTGGCGGGTGGCGTGGTCGGCTGGCGCGACGCGGGCGCTCCGCTGGTGCGGGACTGA
- a CDS encoding Fur family transcriptional regulator produces MHDTHASALAATADRRAVNAATTAVDRATGPPPPPPPDAAEMLWRPTPQRTEVLQALAGYQEFISAQLLHAGMLVAGSRVGLSTVYRTLTALAAGGRADVVRDSNGERLFRYRPDADHRHYLLCRRCGISVPVDAGPVESWVDTIAQTSGFADVQHTVELAGICTGCAAAQAGS; encoded by the coding sequence GTGCACGACACCCACGCCTCCGCGCTCGCGGCGACAGCTGATCGCCGGGCGGTCAACGCGGCCACCACCGCGGTCGACCGCGCCACCGGCCCACCGCCGCCGCCGCCACCGGACGCGGCCGAGATGCTCTGGCGACCGACACCCCAGCGCACCGAAGTCCTCCAAGCACTGGCCGGCTACCAGGAGTTCATCAGTGCCCAGTTACTGCACGCCGGGATGCTGGTGGCCGGCTCGCGGGTGGGTCTGAGCACCGTCTACCGCACGCTCACCGCGCTCGCCGCAGGCGGCCGGGCAGACGTGGTCCGCGACTCCAACGGCGAGCGCCTCTTCCGCTACCGCCCCGATGCCGACCACCGCCACTACCTGCTGTGCCGCCGGTGCGGGATCAGCGTCCCGGTGGACGCCGGCCCGGTCGAGAGCTGGGTCGACACGATCGCACAGACCTCCGGCTTCGCGGACGTCCAGCACACCGTGGAGCTGGCCGGAATCTGTACGGGCTGCGCGGCGGCGCAGGCCGGCAGCTGA